The nucleotide window ATTATTAGGAGAGTAGAcgtgttttttatttataaccTTTTCTATTAAGGACTCTTGTAACTGATAATTTAGCAGTATCTATACAGAGAAAATTTCCACACTTGCGAGTCTTTCCTTTTCATCTTTGTTGCAGTTAATTGACAATGGTTTTTTTGCTTCTACAGATTCTCACTCCAAATAAAcctgtgatatatatatatatatatatatatctttacaTTCTTCTGAATCCTTATTTCAAGTTTTGTCTTCACCTCCTAAAAATGTAACTGTGTCGCTGCAATAGGTTACTTGAGCAAAACAAAGAGTCATTGTATCAATAATGTGGTGAAGATGGTCATCTTCCGATAGAACAACCATAATTCACAGGTTTATTTGGAGTGAGAATCTGTAGAAGCAAAAAAACCATTGTCAATTCATGTAGGAATTTTTCAATAGCAGGGTGAAATAAAAGTTCTGTTATGATTTGATAGTAGAGTTGCATAGTGCATAAAGTTAGCTTAATTGTACCACTACCATAACAAAATCATGTTGATTCGTATTCAAACTTTTCAGCCGAGCCAAGTTATGAACCTTTCTTAACGGAAAATAATCAAAGTGTGACCATATAATATCAGCCATATTTTATCTACACATGTCAAGCGACCttaacaaatgaaaaattaaagattcaaggaACGGTATGAACATAGTTTTATGTTCGTATTAAACCATTTTAAAGTTGGAGTATGTGGCTTGTCTGAACAACCTGATGTTGAACCTGATGCACCAGAGTTGTCAATTAAATATGTGTGCATGGTAAACGCAACATCataaatgatcaatatggattaaCAAGCTCACCTTTTTCAAAAAGTCTAGAGAGGGCGGacaatttcttttccttttgaaaCACATTTGGCGGCACAAAAATCTCAGACCCAATGAGTTCTACCACAAAAGTGTGTAGGCATGGACCAGGGGCGGCTCTAAGGCTTGGCCAGTGAGGCCATTGCCTTAGGCCTCAAAAATTTGAAGGCCCcaaatttgtttaaattattattattaattttattatatattaatataatttatgtaaataaaattgttttggtatattttttattttatttgtttgagaGTATGTTTTACCAATAAGTTcataaattttcataatattttcactcattatttgatatatttgttttaacttcaaattttatattatatcctttttatattggaactaagttatatatattgataacataatgattttttttcaatcttttcttaaactacatgaacacaaaaatattaatgaacaagtttttattgttttgttttaatttaatttattatatgaaaattttataatttgttttagatattCACCAATGAGTGCTACTTAATGGAATgaattatatcatttaaaaagaactatatcatttaaattgatcagaaatttggatatttttgttaCTATCCATGCTCAAAACTTCACTATTAAGTTATGTacgttcttttctttttcttatttgtgaTGATTgccaaattaaaaattttatttgagttttgaaGCTTAACATCGATAAtccatcacttttattttttgtactcttcttcatttcttttttttatgtgaaatttgatattttttatcttaaatGATTAATCTATTGGGTAGAAAATAGATTTTCTTGTTAgtgtataaattttataaaataaatttaagggcCTCTTAATATAATTTTGCCTTAGGCAACAAGATCTGCTGAGCCGCCCCTGGCATGAACCTGGGCAGTCACACTGAAACACGTGTCTAAGAAACGGAGTAAGTAATTAGTTTGACCATTGATAAAGAAACTTGGTGCGTAAAAGTGTTAGCACTCCAATCAGTTCAACAACTTACAAAGCAGTAAacattatttacaaaaaaaaacttgtcaTTGCACTCATTCGGCATCCATGATGAACTCTTACAGAAACTCACATACCCAAAAATCATCAATAATTGAATTTGAGTAAGAGTCAACAACAAGCACACGAACAGAAATCGGAATCAAACAAAAAAACGCTCACAGATAGCAATGCAAATTATGAGGAAGCTTTTTAATGATTTAAGCTGgcccttttttttaattttatataagttgCTCTTTCTATTGCAGACTAATGTACAGTTTATGGAATCATTTTTAAGCAATTCATACAGCTCTGCTTCTGTCTACACTTTTTGATATCATTACTCACCAGAATGTCTagaataaaacattaaaatgcACAATGATTTCAAGGGTTATATGTTTTGATAATAATCTGAACAGCTCGACTAAGCAAATTTTCAATATACTTCTAaggaaatataatattttatatatagagaTGAATTAGGGTTTAGAATTAAATAGCCCCGTGAATCCTAATTAGAATTCAACCCACTTTGTAAAACCAACTCAAATTGCAGTAGaaccccacaaaatttcaatgtctataTTTTATTACATCCATAAAAAGTAGACATGAAATTTTCACACTAAACCTTTTATTAcatcccacaaaatttcaagtcaGACGCTTGAAACAACTGCTGATTTTCACACTAAAATTTTGAAAGGGGAAAGCAGTGTGACAAGGAGGATGGACGAGCAGGACCCGTCCCCTAGCAATTGTGCAAAAACAGACTAGATTGAGGCAGAAACTGGAATTGATTGGATCAGTGCGTTGCCAGATTCTGTTATTATTGAAATTCTTTCTAAAATCCCCATTACAGATGCTTGCACAACAACTATTCTCTCTAAACGTTGGCAAAACATCTGGACTTGTATCCACGACCTGAATTGTTACCGCTCGAACACTGGTTGGTCTGCTAAGAGGTTTATTTCCTTCATCCACAATGCATTACCTCTTCTTAACTCCTCTAAAATTGAAAGCTTCACTCTACATTTCAGATCTAACATTGCTCTGTCAAATTATAGTTCCAAACGCGGCAAATGGCTTGAAATTGTATTGAAGAAAAAAGTGGAGAATCTTGACCTAGATTTAAGGGGTTGCGACGAATTCTTGGGCTATTATTTGGAAAGTGATCTGTATAGCTTGCCACAGGAACTTTGCAGCAGTTCATCACTTGTAAAACTAAAATTCAAGTTTTGCAAAATACCAGAAGATCGTATACTGAATTGCACATCCCTAAAGAGTTTAACACTAACATTTGTGCTTCTCAGTGAGGAACACATGAAACAAATAACATCAAATTGTCATCACCTGGAATCGTTGAAGCTGTGTGGTTTTTGTGGTTTTCATCGTTTGCATTTAACTTCCCCAAAATGTACGAGATTTGAATTGAGTAACCACACACATCCTCTTGACTATAAGGGAGATGAGTGTTACTTTGAAATTGTTGCTCCATATGTTCAACATTTTAGGATTTCAGGGAATTTTGAGGGTGTGGGAATTAGGCTCGGGGACCTGTTGTCTTTGATCCACGCTGATCTTACTTACAACTTGTAGGACTTCCGTGAATTAGATGATGTAATTGACAAAAGCATAGTGAAAGATCACTTTACAAGTGTAGCATGTGCTAATGAGCTAATCATCCCATCCTTGTATATCGAGGTCAGTTTACTCTACCATGTCTTTTTTGCAATGCAAACATGAATATATATAGCtcatctcttttttatttatattattatataaaagacCTGTTTAGTGGCTTTAAGTAATATTAATGTTTTGTTGGTAAACATATCTTTATTACCAAAACTGGAATAGGTCCCAACAACATATGCACATGTTTCCTCATATAGCAGACTAATCAATATTGTGCCTAGTCAGCTTGTGTTCTTCTTTGctaattttgaaagactttGATTTCTTTGCTAATATACTTCACTCCTTGCAATCTACTTCTCATGATTTTAGATATATTCTTTTACAAGACAATACAACAAGATATTGGCCTAAATTCTTTGATATTTCTTCGGAGATGAAACATACTCCAAATTCATTCCTCGCGATGCTAATGTGTTACCAGTAAACAGACTAGCCCAATTTTGAATGTCCTTTAGCTTTGAGATGCTTGCCTGCCTGCGGTCGGGTGCCTTGAAATAGTGATTATAGCAGTAGGAGTGGGGGTGGATTGTGCAGTACTACCTGCACATGCCAGCTCCGGCTTCTTAGCATATATTGCTAATAGGTACCTCATCGGGGGACTTCAACGGTAAAATTGTCAACAGGTCCTTTAACACCTATCGCATTTGCTGCTGTTACTGGGGTTAAAAATGATTTACAGATATTGCTTTCTCTGGTAGCTCAATTTTCATAACAATCCTCAGCCGGCCTCTGCCTTTAGTCCTTTCCGGCAAGGTGCAAAGTAGTAAATCACACACTAAATTGTACGAGAGTAAAACTAGAGGTCGGAGGGAGTATTTTTAACCCTTATAAATTTGATAAGTTATGTTCCTCAATACACTTTGATGAATCTACTTCTATCTCCTGTATAGATGATTTCCATGCTGATATTGCAAAAAGAAGATGTTTCATTACCGTTGTTGGAGTGCAAACGATTGACGATAAATTCTTGGATTAGCAAATATGCCTTCCTTGGCATCGACAGACTCTTAAGTTCAACTCCTTGTCTAGAGAAATTGACAATACATCTTAAAGTGGTACGTATGCATGTTTTCAACTGATTTAATGCTTCGAAATACTTTTGTTTTGTCTTCactcattttattctttttcttcatgTGTCTGTTCTATTTAGTTAGAGAGAATAGTGTTTGATATAGGGTTCTGATTTTTATGTGTGACCCAAGTTATGCTGCACTCAAGACTATTTTTTACAATGAGTACTTAAGTAGTTCCTGTTTTGTTTGGCATTAAAGTGTTACTATTACACGCCCATTGATCTCCTACAACGGCAACATAAAAATGTACTGAATCTTGTTGATGAAAGATCTCATCTATCAATATTTATTTCTGTCAAGTGTTTCACTTGCTTTCTATTGTTGATATATGTTGTTAGCTTTTGCCCctcatttaattatattctgTTTTGTGGTTCTTCTGTATCCTTAGGACTGGCACTGCACTTTCTTAAATTACTGGTGTGAAGACATGGATGAGTTGGAAGACAACGATGAAAACATATTCATCATAGGTTCGTTGCGCAATCTGAAAATCTTGAAGGTTATTTTACAGTGGAGTCCCTTAATAGAGGATGACACGACAACAGAGCTGACACGACAACAGAGCTTACTGAACTGATGAAGTGTTTGTTTGACCACACAAAATATCTGGAGAAACTGGTTATAGTGGCAGAGAACAGTGATTGTTCAAAAGTGATACAAAGTTTGTTAGCTCTTCCCAGAGTTTCTAATAGTACTGTAGCTGTCTCCTTAGAATCGGTTGCTGGTGTTGAGTACTGAGTAGAATTTATTTAGATTGATACCGTTTGTTTCCCAgaatattttgttcaattattATGTATCTCTTTACATTTATTTGATAGCTTTTATGTATGTGGTTAGTgtaaagattaatttttttgatgcaAAAGgaggtcattttttttagtcaaaAGCATCAAGAAAGAAGGTCGATGTGGCTGGGTTGTACCAGCCATACTAGTTATATTTACAGGCGGCAATAAAGCAGTAGTATTATACAAAGTAGTGGGGTTGATGGACTGCACATGACATTAACCCTTCTAGTGGACATATCTCCATTCATGTTTGCTCGCATAATATGTAATAGAGATGCTGGAGAGTCGTGCTGCCATCATTTGTAGTAGCCATTGCTGCTAATCTTGACAAATGACTTGAAATTGTATTGAAGAAAGGAGTGGAGGATCTTGACCTAGATGTATGGCATTCCTATGATATCTTTGGCATATTTTGTTGTCATAACCACCTCATCAATTGATAAACAGACAAGGAATGACAGCAGCATTGCTGGTGCAAAATACTAGTATTACTTGGCTTAAAATACAGAGGAGGACAGATACCATAAACAATATTTAGcttcattcaatatttttacattaaagCCCAAGCACTTACAAAATCATCACACAACTCTGTTTCTTGAATATTAGAGCTTCCAATAATCAATCTCTTTCAACATTTCACTAAATTCGTCTCTTTCTCCATCACCATTCATTATTTGATTTCCCTTTCAAGAATTCAATTCTCTTGTTGACAGCTTCAATCTTGGAATTCAATTTCGACAAAACATCTTTGAgattattttcatcaacaacaacattgttGCTCTGTTTTTCTCAGAGGATGTTTTTTTCGGTACTGATCAAGAATTGAGTTGAGATGAGTGGAATTTCTTGGCCATGTTTCGACGGTAGTCCCGTCTGTAACAACGATAATTGCACAAACCTTGATGTCGCACAGAACTGAAAGCTCCATTGTCTTCTTCATCACACAAGCTTTTCTATGTAGAGAAACACTTGTTTTTGCCATTATTTTCTAGTGATCAGTTTGAGTTATTAGTATGACGGATCACAAAAGCTTTTCTAATAATCATATTTTGACTATGACTCTATCTATATACACAAACTTAACGCGGGGAGGTGAAGCTTATAATTATCATTTAGGA belongs to Solanum stenotomum isolate F172 chromosome 1, ASM1918654v1, whole genome shotgun sequence and includes:
- the LOC125857405 gene encoding putative F-box/LRR-repeat protein At5g02930, translating into MTKDAKISLIYCRSEEKVADMFTKPLKPVSFLKLRDQLGTNVQFMESFLSNSYSSASIEAETGIDWISALPDSVIIEILSKIPITDACTTTILSKRWQNIWTCIHDLNCYRSNTGWSAKRFISFIHNALPLLNSSKIESFTLHFRSNIALSNYSSKRGKWLEIVLKKKVENLDLDLRGCDEFLGYYLESDLYSLPQELCSSSSLVKLKFKFCKIPEDRILNCTSLKSLTLTFVLLSEEHMKQITSNCHHLESLKLCGFCGFHRLHLTSPKCTRFELSNHTHPLDYKGDECYFEIVAPYVQHFRISGNFEGVGIRLGDLLSLIHADLTYNL